In Notolabrus celidotus isolate fNotCel1 chromosome 22, fNotCel1.pri, whole genome shotgun sequence, one genomic interval encodes:
- the egln3 gene encoding egl nine homolog 3 — protein sequence MPLIELVPDADLERLALERVVPALLSRGFYYVDGLLGELVGDAVLDQVKEMHLSGTLQDGRLAGSVPGIHRRRIRGDQIAWVSGSERGCEAVCVLLNVVDKLVSLCAGRLGGKAIRERSKAMVACYPGNGAGYVKHVDNPNSDGRCITCIYYLNKDWNPKEHGGILRIFPEGKSYVADIQPLFDRLLFFWSDRRNPHEVQPSYATRYAITVWYFDSKERAEAKRRFKDLTASTLQHEGTSS from the exons ATGCCTTTAATCGAGCTCGTCCCGGACGCGGATTTGGAGCGCCTGGCTCTGGAGCGGGTTGTCCCGGCTCTGCTGTCCCGGGGGTTTTACTATGTGGACGGACTCCTCGGGGAGCTGGTCGGGGACGCGGTCCTGGACCAGGTGAAGGAGATGCACCTCTCCGGGACCCTGCAGGACGGCAGGCTGGCGGGCTCCGTACCCGGGATCCACCGGAGGAGGATCAGAGGGGACCAGATCGCCTGGGTCAGCGGGTCTGAGCGAGGCTGCGAGGCGGTCTGCGTCCTCCTCAACGTGGTCGACAAGTTGGTCTCCCTGTGTGCGGGCAGGCTCGGGGGCAAGGCCATCAGGGAGAGGTCTAAG GCCATGGTGGCGTGCTACCCTGGGAACGGGGCGGGTTACGTCAAACACGTGGACAACCCGAACTCCGACGGACGCTGCATCACCTGCATCTACTACCTCAACAAGGACTGGAACCCCAAG gAGCACGGGGGAATCCTCCGAATCTTCCCAGAGGGGAAATCCTACGTGGCCGACATCCAGCCGCTCTTCGACAGGCTGCTCTTCTTCTGGTCCGACCGCAGGAACCCCCACGAGGTGCAGCCTTCCTACGCCACCAg gtacGCCATCACAGTTTGGTATTTTGACTCTAAGGAGAGAGCTGAGGCCAAGAGACGCTTCAAAGACTTgacag CGTCCACTCTGCAGCATGAAGGCACCTCCAGCTGA